cttcttcttcagagtcTGATGGTAGTACCAAGTTCTTGATAAGGACTGATAAATCAGTTAAAGAGGTACCACAGGCTCTTGAGTGGGTAGATGCAACAACGGTTTCACTATTTTATACCCAAATAGATGAGTTGCCGGAGTTGAGAGAGACATGCCAAAAACTAACAACTTTGCTATTGAGGGTGAATTATGGGATCTGCACTATTCCCCCAACAAATTTCTTTCAACACATGTATCATCTTAGGGTACTTGATCTTTCTCGCTCAGCATTGAAATCTCTCCCAGATTCCTTGTCATGCTTGGGAAATCTTAAGGTGCTTACATTATGGGGGTGTACTCGTTTGAAAGCATTGCCTGCATTGGGAAAGCTTAGACAACTTCAAGTTTTAGATTTGTATGGGAGTGATGAGTTAGATCAGCAAATCCTCGGAGGATCTGAATGGGTGGAAGGTGTGAGTAATTTAAGATACTTGGATGTCGAATATTCCACAGTTACTATTCCAGAGGGGGTAATTTCTCGTTTGCACAAATTGGAGGAATTGAGATTGTATAGAGCAGGAAATATAAAATGGAGGGTGAGTTGTGCTCAtgaggaggaagagagggagagaagaagtATTGATGTGAGGGAGTTGTCCCACTTGAGATCACTTTCCATTTGCTTCAAAGATATCATTATTTCTGATTGGTTCAAACCTTTGGGGAAGAAGTTTACAAAATTGGATCTTACAAAATGCAGAGTAGTAAAAGAATCAAATGCTCTACAAGCTCTGAATGAATCTCAAAATCTAAAGGACATAACAATTGAGGATTGCCCAGGTGTGACATGTGTTCGAATTGCTCCTGGAGAAACAATATTAATAATGTGTGAAGACTTGGAGGTGTTGTTGGATGCAGTGGAggtctaccaccaccaccaatatTCTTTTATTAATAGAACATTGGAGCTAAGAAAATTGCCAAAATTGAAAAGGATATGTAGTGGTCTTGCACCACTGAATTGCTTTGTTCAACTATCGGACATATATATAAGGCAATGCAATAGCTTGAAGATGATCTTCACCAAGGAAATGCCACGAATGTTCTACAACTTGGACAGACTTGATGTTGAGGGTTGTGAGAGAATGGAAGTAATAATTGAAGAAGCAAATAttcaggaagaagaagaagtcatCATCTCACCCTTCCCAAGACTAACGTATTTAGCTCTAACTGACCTACCAACACTACATGACGTGTGCACAAACCACATCTTGCGTTGTCCCCTTTTAGAACAAGTGTATGTGAGAGAGTGTCCGaggttgaagaaggatcctctccGTATACGGAATGCGGATGGTTTGCTTGTCATCGAGGGAAGTAGCTGGTATAAAGGCTATAAGGTCATGGAAGAGGGAATTCAACctagctagctagctagctTCTCTTTAATTTGAGCATCACATGAGTTTTAATTTATACTTCTCTGTAATTGCATTATTGGGTGATTTGGGTCTTCAATTCTCAGTATCTGGGTTAAGTGTAAGATAGATACATCTTCATTGCAGTGTACTTgtagttcttttattttatttttcttccataGGGTATGCAAGCCCAACTAAGGGGGCAAGGAGAAGACCTATGGAAGGGTCATAAGGGGCCACACATCttgattaaactgtgatggatgCCGTCAGAGGGTATCGATCCACTGACTAAGCCTTAGAGCATGCACATTGCCCCATTCTATAGAGAGCAGTGCCAGACCACTAAGAGCAAGTCTGGCTCCATTCTTGTTAAGCAATAAattacatcttttttttcttagaggAACACTCATCTACGCATGTATATATTGAGGAATCGGAACGGATCGAATAGGAACAAGCCAACGTCGATCACGATTCCTGACCAATCCTGGTAAGATATTAGGTATCGCTGTAAGGATCAGATATTCGGTCCGGATCATCCGATCCAATCCGAACCTCTGCACTATGAGTTATGACTTATGAACCCAGAAAACGAACCAGAAGGGTTACTTCCCCGTTACCCAGCTTTCCAGGCTcttctattattattactttttgtCTTTCTA
This Macadamia integrifolia cultivar HAES 741 chromosome 10, SCU_Mint_v3, whole genome shotgun sequence DNA region includes the following protein-coding sequences:
- the LOC122092365 gene encoding disease resistance protein RPS2-like: MLQQMLDCIGDPEIGIIGIYGMGGVGKTTMAKQLNNHFEKEFARGVRIPFEIVIMVTVSATLDIRSIQTSIGKRLGLQDKRRDALFKALRKKKFLLILDDVWCEFKLEDVGIPHPVQHDKGSKIIVISRNQDTCSDMDATKTIKVKPLSNAESWELFVKKAGVHVAVDHIKCFAEKIVKRCKGLPLAIVTVARAMANRRGVEVWENALREMKHLRGMVQKVFVPLKFSFDSLENDMLRRLFLYCACFPEDYNVEVDKMSNYWVGEGLVDKLGSLIAAKNKGVDLIESLKIACMLEDGERKGSVRMHDVMREFALWITSSSSESDGSTKFLIRTDKSVKEVPQALEWVDATTVSLFYTQIDELPELRETCQKLTTLLLRVNYGICTIPPTNFFQHMYHLRVLDLSRSALKSLPDSLSCLGNLKVLTLWGCTRLKALPALGKLRQLQVLDLYGSDELDQQILGGSEWVEGVSNLRYLDVEYSTVTIPEGVISRLHKLEELRLYRAGNIKWRVSCAHEEEERERRSIDVRELSHLRSLSICFKDIIISDWFKPLGKKFTKLDLTKCRVVKESNALQALNESQNLKDITIEDCPGVTCVRIAPGETILIMCEDLEVLLDAVEVYHHHQYSFINRTLELRKLPKLKRICSGLAPLNCFVQLSDIYIRQCNSLKMIFTKEMPRMFYNLDRLDVEGCERMEVIIEEANIQEEEEVIISPFPRLTYLALTDLPTLHDVCTNHILRCPLLEQVYVRECPRLKKDPLRIRNADGLLVIEGSSWYKGYKVMEEGIQPS